The following are from one region of the Amycolatopsis sp. QT-25 genome:
- the soxR gene encoding redox-sensitive transcriptional activator SoxR, with product MTRLAEHLSIGQVADRSGVPHTALRFYEDKGLISSERSAGNQRRYPRSVLRRIAFIRAAQRVGLSLDDISAALETLPRDVAPTKADWARLSRGWQEELDARIDALQRLRDRLTGCIGCGCLSLRSCGLYNADDQMSRFGPGAGKLRPAAEGGI from the coding sequence GTGACGAGACTGGCTGAACACCTGAGCATCGGGCAGGTCGCCGACCGCAGCGGCGTGCCCCATACGGCTTTGCGTTTCTACGAGGACAAAGGGCTGATCAGCTCGGAGCGTTCGGCGGGCAATCAACGGCGTTATCCGCGTTCGGTGCTGCGCCGGATCGCCTTCATCCGTGCCGCGCAGCGGGTCGGTCTCAGCTTGGACGACATCAGCGCGGCATTGGAGACCCTGCCCAGGGACGTCGCCCCCACCAAAGCCGACTGGGCCCGCCTCTCGCGGGGGTGGCAGGAAGAGCTCGACGCCCGCATCGACGCGTTGCAGCGCCTGCGCGACAGGCTGACCGGTTGCATCGGCTGCGGCTGTCTTTCCCTGCGCAGCTGCGGGCTGTACAACGCCGACGATCAGATGTCCCGCTTCGGCCCCGGCGCGGGCAAACTGCGCCCGGCCGCCGAGGGTGGCATCTGA
- a CDS encoding acyl-CoA dehydrogenase family protein, with product MSSSPDPRDFLDLDAELSAEDRAMRDAVRAYAQDQLSPNIADWYETGALPAADLAKGFGQLGLLGMHLEGYGCAGTSAVAYGIACRELEAVDSGLRSFVSVQGSLAMYAIHHWGTEDHKREWLPRMAAGEALGCFGLTEPDAGSDPGSMRTRAVRDGSDWVLSGTKMWITNGTVADVAVVWAQTDEGVRGFVVPADTPGFTANEVKHKLSLRASLTAELVLDGVRLPESAAFPEVRGLRGPLSCLNEARYGILFGVVGAARSCYESALEYTLSREQFGKPLAGFQLTQRKLADLVVEVNRAGLVALRIGRLKDAGTLHHNHVSFGKLANVRSALEVARTARAMLGANGISLEYPVMRHMSNLETVLTYEGTEEMHALSLGQSVTGLAAFR from the coding sequence ATGAGCAGCAGCCCGGACCCGCGCGACTTCCTCGATCTCGACGCCGAACTCTCCGCCGAGGACCGGGCCATGCGTGACGCCGTGCGCGCTTACGCGCAGGATCAGCTTTCGCCGAACATCGCCGACTGGTACGAGACGGGCGCCTTGCCCGCCGCCGACCTCGCGAAGGGGTTCGGGCAGCTCGGGCTGCTCGGCATGCACCTGGAGGGTTACGGCTGCGCCGGGACCAGCGCCGTCGCCTACGGCATCGCCTGCCGCGAACTGGAGGCCGTCGACTCCGGGCTGCGCAGCTTCGTCTCGGTGCAGGGTTCGCTGGCGATGTACGCGATCCACCACTGGGGCACCGAGGACCACAAGCGGGAGTGGCTCCCGCGGATGGCCGCCGGCGAGGCGCTCGGCTGTTTCGGCCTGACCGAGCCGGACGCGGGAAGCGACCCCGGCAGCATGCGGACGCGTGCCGTGCGCGACGGCTCGGACTGGGTGCTGAGCGGTACGAAGATGTGGATCACCAACGGAACCGTGGCCGACGTCGCGGTCGTCTGGGCGCAGACCGACGAAGGCGTGCGTGGTTTCGTCGTCCCCGCGGACACGCCGGGCTTCACCGCGAACGAGGTCAAGCACAAGCTGTCGCTGCGGGCCTCGCTGACCGCCGAACTCGTCCTCGATGGCGTCCGCCTGCCGGAGTCGGCGGCGTTCCCCGAGGTCCGGGGGTTGCGCGGGCCGCTGTCGTGTCTGAACGAAGCGCGCTACGGGATCCTGTTCGGTGTCGTCGGTGCCGCGCGCTCCTGCTACGAATCCGCGCTGGAGTACACGCTGAGCCGGGAACAGTTCGGCAAGCCGCTGGCCGGCTTCCAGCTCACCCAGCGCAAACTCGCCGACCTCGTCGTCGAGGTCAACCGCGCCGGGCTGGTCGCCCTGCGGATCGGGCGGCTCAAGGACGCCGGGACGCTGCACCACAACCACGTCAGCTTCGGCAAGCTCGCCAACGTCCGCTCCGCGCTGGAGGTGGCCAGGACCGCGCGCGCCATGCTCGGCGCCAACGGGATCTCGCTGGAGTACCCGGTGATGCGGCACATGTCGAACCTCGAAACCGTCCTGACCTACGAGGGCACCGAAGAGATGCACGCGCTCTCGCTCGGTCAGTCGGTCACCGGGCTGGCCGCCTTCCGCTGA
- a CDS encoding SigE family RNA polymerase sigma factor, which translates to MPATFDEFVADRLDGLLRYATVLTDDPYLAQDIVQEVLLRAQQRWPKIDSPPTYVRRMVTNEYLSWRRRLAVRRVVPSSPEFLDQVSPPVSDHAIEYDERDAMLDRLAKLPRKQRAAIVLRYYENYSDEEIGAVLRCAKSTVRSQISRALATLRETGTASSAQPTGARK; encoded by the coding sequence GTGCCTGCGACCTTCGACGAGTTCGTCGCGGATCGCCTGGACGGGCTCCTGCGCTACGCGACCGTCCTGACCGACGATCCGTATCTGGCGCAGGACATCGTCCAGGAGGTACTGCTGCGTGCTCAGCAACGCTGGCCGAAGATCGACTCGCCACCGACGTACGTCCGCCGGATGGTGACCAACGAGTACCTGTCGTGGCGACGGCGCCTCGCGGTCCGCCGCGTGGTGCCGTCGTCGCCGGAGTTCCTCGACCAGGTGAGCCCGCCGGTCTCCGATCACGCCATCGAGTACGACGAACGCGACGCGATGCTGGACCGGCTCGCGAAGCTCCCGCGCAAACAACGCGCCGCGATCGTGCTCCGCTACTACGAGAACTACTCCGACGAGGAGATCGGCGCGGTACTCCGCTGCGCGAAGTCGACCGTGCGCAGCCAAATCTCGCGCGCGCTCGCGACGCTGCGGGAAACCGGGACGGCCTCGTCCGCGCAGCCCACGGGAGCCCGCAAATGA
- a CDS encoding transketolase, which produces MTTDTKTGHEDLPRLISLMTGDEKHQAAAESTVDVLWVLYDRVLDITPENLRDPGRDRFLLSKGHGPMAYYAVLTKKGFIQEEELADWTSVESRLGHHPDRARLPGAEISSGSLGHGLPLAIGTVFGLRAKGFRDAKVVTLVGDAELDEGSNAEAIAIAGRIGMPQLTAVVVDNSSATHGWPGGLARRFEVEGWTTRTVDGRDHEALYEAFTTPHPDRPLAVVATVERKA; this is translated from the coding sequence ATGACCACTGACACCAAGACCGGTCACGAGGATCTGCCGAGACTGATCTCGTTGATGACCGGGGACGAGAAGCACCAAGCGGCCGCGGAGTCCACTGTGGACGTCTTGTGGGTGCTCTACGACCGTGTGCTGGACATCACCCCGGAGAACCTCCGCGACCCGGGCCGAGACCGTTTCCTGCTGTCGAAGGGGCACGGCCCGATGGCCTACTACGCGGTGCTGACGAAGAAGGGCTTCATCCAGGAGGAGGAACTCGCCGACTGGACTTCGGTGGAGTCCCGGCTCGGTCACCATCCCGATCGGGCCAGGCTTCCCGGCGCCGAGATCTCCAGCGGCTCGCTGGGGCACGGGCTCCCGCTGGCCATCGGCACCGTGTTCGGCCTGCGTGCCAAGGGATTCCGCGACGCCAAGGTCGTCACCCTCGTCGGCGACGCGGAACTCGACGAGGGCTCCAACGCCGAGGCCATCGCGATCGCGGGCCGCATCGGCATGCCGCAGCTGACCGCCGTCGTCGTCGACAACTCCTCGGCCACGCACGGCTGGCCCGGCGGGCTCGCGCGCCGGTTCGAGGTCGAGGGCTGGACCACCCGCACCGTCGACGGCCGCGATCACGAAGCGCTCTACGAAGCCTTCACCACACCCCATCCGGACCGGCCGCTCGCCGTGGTCGCGACCGTCGAGCGAAAGGCCTGA
- the hisF gene encoding imidazole glycerol phosphate synthase subunit HisF has product MSVAVRVIPCLDVDAGRVVKGVNFADLRDAGDPVELARLYDAEGADELTFLDVTASSGDRETTFDVVRRTAEQVFIPLTVGGGVRTNDDVNRLLRTGADKVSINTAALARPEFLREASRRFGAQCVVLSVDARRVPEGTEPTPSGFEVTTHGGRRGTGIDAVEWAARGEELGVGEILLNSMDADGTKNGFDLELLGQVRRAVRVPVIASGGAGALGHFLPAVEAGADAVLAASVFHFGQLKIGEVKGALRAGGVVVR; this is encoded by the coding sequence ATGTCAGTCGCAGTCAGGGTCATCCCGTGTCTCGACGTCGACGCGGGCCGTGTGGTGAAGGGTGTCAACTTCGCCGACCTGCGCGACGCCGGCGACCCCGTCGAACTCGCCCGTCTGTACGACGCCGAGGGCGCGGACGAGCTCACGTTCCTCGACGTCACGGCGTCCTCCGGGGACCGTGAGACCACCTTCGACGTCGTCCGCCGGACCGCGGAGCAGGTGTTCATTCCGCTCACCGTCGGTGGCGGCGTGCGCACGAACGACGACGTCAACCGGCTGCTGCGCACCGGCGCGGACAAGGTGAGCATCAACACCGCCGCCCTCGCGCGGCCGGAGTTCCTGCGCGAGGCGTCCCGCCGGTTCGGCGCGCAGTGCGTCGTGCTGTCGGTGGACGCGCGCCGGGTGCCCGAGGGCACCGAGCCGACACCGTCCGGCTTCGAGGTGACCACGCACGGCGGGCGCCGCGGCACCGGGATCGACGCCGTCGAGTGGGCCGCACGCGGGGAAGAACTCGGCGTCGGTGAGATCCTGCTCAACTCGATGGACGCCGACGGCACCAAGAACGGCTTCGACCTCGAACTCCTGGGCCAGGTGCGCCGCGCGGTCCGCGTCCCGGTGATCGCCAGCGGCGGCGCCGGCGCGCTCGGGCACTTCCTGCCCGCCGTCGAGGCCGGTGCCGACGCGGTGCTCGCCGCCAGCGTGTTCCACTTCGGGCAGTTGAAGATCGGCGAAGTCAAAGGCGCGCTGCGCGCCGGGGGAGTCGTGGTCCGGTGA
- a CDS encoding transketolase — MDMRETFLRATAEILDTDPNVAVVLADISAAQLAFAARKHPDRVLNVGIREQLMMSTAGGLALAGMRPIVHTFSSFLVERAFEQVKLDLGHQDVGAVLVSSGASYDMPTAGRTHQAPGDVALVDTLPGWTVHVPGHPEEARRLLLESIPGDGRVYLRLSAQENEKPHLGAGLQTLREGGRGVVVAVGPMLDRALEATADLDVTVLYTSTVRPFDAAGLRSAVEATGSTDIVMIEPYLAGTSAHAVADALPDSPHRLLSLGVRRDAEVRIYGEMADHDLAHGLDAGSIASSVKEFLR, encoded by the coding sequence GTGGACATGCGCGAAACGTTCCTCCGCGCCACCGCCGAAATCCTCGACACCGATCCGAACGTCGCCGTCGTGCTCGCCGACATCTCCGCGGCACAGCTCGCCTTCGCCGCCCGGAAGCATCCCGACCGGGTGCTCAACGTCGGCATCCGCGAACAGCTGATGATGAGTACCGCGGGCGGGCTGGCGCTGGCCGGGATGCGCCCGATCGTCCACACCTTTTCGTCCTTCCTCGTGGAGCGGGCGTTCGAACAGGTCAAACTCGACCTCGGGCACCAGGACGTCGGGGCCGTGCTGGTGTCCTCGGGGGCGTCCTACGACATGCCGACCGCCGGCCGGACGCATCAGGCGCCCGGCGACGTCGCCCTCGTCGACACGCTGCCGGGCTGGACCGTGCACGTGCCGGGGCATCCCGAGGAAGCCCGGCGGCTGCTGCTCGAGTCCATCCCGGGCGACGGGCGCGTGTACCTCCGGCTTTCCGCGCAGGAGAACGAGAAGCCGCATCTGGGCGCGGGCCTGCAAACGCTGCGGGAAGGCGGCCGGGGTGTGGTGGTCGCCGTCGGGCCGATGCTCGACCGGGCACTGGAAGCGACCGCTGATCTCGACGTGACCGTGCTCTACACCTCGACCGTCCGGCCGTTCGACGCCGCAGGGCTACGTTCGGCGGTCGAGGCCACGGGGAGCACCGACATCGTGATGATCGAGCCGTACCTCGCGGGGACGTCGGCACACGCGGTGGCGGACGCCTTGCCCGATTCGCCGCATCGGCTGCTCTCCCTCGGCGTCCGGCGCGACGCGGAAGTACGGATCTACGGCGAAATGGCCGATCACGACCTCGCGCACGGCCTCGACGCCGGCTCGATCGCCTCGTCCGTCAAGGAATTCCTCCGCTAG
- a CDS encoding DUF1330 domain-containing protein, with protein MTAYGLAHLRPAPVLAEEVFEYLERIQATLDPFGGRFLVHGAEVRVVEGEWPGALVMIGFPSLDAAREWYDSPAYQEILHLRADHIPGDLILVEGCGPDHDSAAMAAGLRASQAQAS; from the coding sequence ATGACCGCCTACGGACTCGCCCACCTGCGCCCCGCCCCCGTGCTCGCCGAAGAGGTCTTCGAGTACCTGGAACGGATCCAGGCCACGCTCGATCCCTTCGGCGGCCGGTTCCTCGTGCACGGAGCCGAAGTGCGGGTCGTCGAGGGGGAGTGGCCGGGGGCGCTGGTGATGATCGGGTTCCCGAGCCTCGACGCCGCTCGCGAATGGTACGACTCGCCCGCGTACCAGGAGATCCTGCACCTGCGCGCGGATCACATCCCCGGCGACCTGATCCTGGTGGAGGGGTGCGGGCCGGACCACGACTCGGCGGCGATGGCGGCGGGACTGCGGGCGTCGCAGGCCCAGGCCTCATAA
- a CDS encoding MMPL family transporter, translating into MASFLYRMGRFSFRRRALVTVVWAVLLAALGAGALTLSGQLSNSVTIPGTESQKAIDQLADRFPEAAGGATARVVISTPGDITDAGGQAAIARLVTGLKDAPKVAGVVDPLQARAISPDKHVALAQVSYRVPGFELTDADRDGLMAAAESAKAAGYTVEFGGDAVQAMPATNATEGLGVAVAAVVLIITFGSLLAAGIPLLTALIGVGIGMAGITTASGFLELNTNTPVLALMIGLAVGIDYALFIVSRYRHELTLGRAPEEAAGRATGTAGSAVVFAGLTVIIALAGLTVVGIPFLGEMGIAAAITVAIAVVIALTLLPAILGFAGGKLAGGKIRSRRKESTTTHGERWAKFVARHRIPVLIAAIAGLAIVAVPAASMQLGLPNDSTAAPDTTQRRAYDTVARSFGEGANGPLVIVVDLAGSADRQAALQQAAAGIGGLPERPIVTPPKVNRDGDLALLTVIPKSGPSSTATEDLVSDIRGLNASLGTATGASLAVTGQTAANIDVSEKLADAMLPYLALIVGLAFLLLMLVFRSIVVPLKATLGFLGSVVATFGAVVAVFQWGWLTDLLGVKTTGPIMSMLPILLIGVLFGLAMDYQVFLVTRMREEYVHGADPQQAMVTGFRHGSRVVVAAALIMISVFAGFVLAESSLIQSIGFALAFGVLVDAFVIRMTIVPALISLLGRGAWWLPKWLDRVLPDVDVEGEKLAKQLDAPDERELADAPK; encoded by the coding sequence GTGGCCAGCTTCCTGTACCGAATGGGCCGGTTCTCGTTCCGGCGCCGGGCACTGGTGACGGTGGTGTGGGCCGTCCTCCTGGCGGCCCTCGGCGCGGGGGCGCTGACCCTGTCCGGCCAGCTTTCGAACTCGGTGACCATCCCCGGAACCGAGTCGCAGAAGGCGATCGACCAGCTCGCCGACCGATTTCCGGAAGCCGCCGGCGGCGCGACAGCGCGTGTCGTCATCTCGACACCCGGCGACATCACCGACGCGGGCGGGCAGGCGGCGATCGCGCGTCTGGTCACCGGACTCAAGGACGCGCCGAAGGTCGCCGGAGTGGTGGACCCGCTGCAGGCGCGGGCGATCTCGCCCGACAAGCACGTGGCGCTGGCGCAGGTCAGCTATCGCGTGCCGGGCTTCGAGCTCACCGACGCCGACCGCGACGGCCTGATGGCCGCGGCGGAGTCCGCCAAGGCCGCCGGGTACACGGTGGAATTCGGCGGTGACGCCGTCCAGGCGATGCCCGCCACGAACGCCACCGAAGGCCTCGGTGTCGCCGTCGCCGCCGTCGTCCTGATCATCACGTTCGGTTCGCTGCTCGCGGCCGGGATTCCGCTGCTGACCGCGCTCATCGGCGTCGGCATCGGCATGGCAGGCATCACGACGGCGTCCGGATTCCTGGAACTGAACACGAACACTCCGGTGCTCGCGCTGATGATCGGCCTCGCCGTCGGCATCGACTACGCGCTCTTCATCGTTTCCCGCTATCGGCACGAACTGACGCTCGGCCGCGCTCCCGAGGAGGCCGCCGGACGCGCCACCGGCACGGCGGGCTCCGCCGTGGTGTTCGCCGGGCTGACCGTGATCATCGCGCTGGCCGGCCTGACCGTCGTCGGCATCCCGTTCCTCGGCGAGATGGGCATCGCCGCGGCGATCACCGTCGCCATCGCGGTCGTCATCGCGCTGACCCTGCTGCCCGCCATCCTCGGGTTCGCGGGCGGCAAACTGGCGGGCGGCAAGATCCGCTCGCGCCGCAAGGAAAGCACGACGACGCACGGCGAGCGCTGGGCGAAGTTCGTGGCCCGCCACCGGATCCCGGTGCTGATCGCCGCGATCGCCGGCCTCGCGATCGTCGCCGTCCCGGCCGCGAGCATGCAGCTCGGCCTGCCGAACGACAGCACCGCCGCGCCGGACACCACCCAGCGCAGGGCCTACGACACCGTCGCCCGCAGCTTCGGCGAAGGCGCGAACGGGCCGCTCGTGATCGTCGTCGACCTCGCGGGCAGCGCCGACCGGCAGGCCGCGCTCCAGCAGGCGGCCGCGGGTATCGGCGGCCTCCCCGAACGCCCGATCGTCACGCCGCCCAAGGTCAACCGGGACGGCGACCTGGCACTGCTGACCGTCATCCCGAAGAGCGGTCCGAGCAGCACCGCGACCGAAGACCTGGTCAGCGACATCCGCGGCCTGAACGCGAGCCTGGGCACGGCCACCGGCGCTTCGCTGGCGGTGACCGGCCAGACCGCGGCCAACATCGACGTCTCGGAGAAACTCGCCGACGCGATGCTGCCCTACCTCGCGCTGATCGTCGGGCTCGCGTTCCTGTTGCTGATGCTGGTGTTCCGGTCGATCGTGGTCCCGCTGAAGGCGACGCTGGGCTTCCTCGGCTCCGTGGTCGCGACCTTCGGCGCCGTGGTGGCGGTGTTCCAGTGGGGCTGGCTCACCGACCTGCTCGGGGTGAAGACGACCGGGCCGATCATGAGCATGCTGCCGATCCTGCTGATCGGCGTGCTGTTCGGGCTCGCGATGGACTACCAGGTGTTCCTGGTGACGCGGATGCGGGAGGAATACGTCCACGGCGCCGACCCGCAGCAGGCGATGGTCACCGGTTTCCGGCACGGCTCCCGCGTCGTGGTCGCCGCCGCGTTGATCATGATCAGCGTGTTCGCCGGCTTCGTCCTCGCGGAGTCGTCGCTGATCCAGTCGATCGGGTTCGCGCTGGCCTTCGGAGTCCTCGTCGACGCGTTCGTGATCCGGATGACCATCGTGCCGGCGCTGATTTCCCTGCTCGGCCGCGGCGCCTGGTGGCTGCCGAAGTGGCTGGACCGGGTGCTGCCGGACGTCGACGTCGAAGGCGAGAAGCTCGCGAAGCAGCTGGACGCTCCCGACGAGCGCGAGCTGGCCGACGCCCCGAAGTAG
- the hisI gene encoding phosphoribosyl-AMP cyclohydrolase produces the protein MRLDPALSDRLKRNADGLIAAVVVEHSTSDVLMMAWMNDEALERTLTTRRGTYYSRSREELWVKGETSGHVQHVREVRIDCDGDTVLLRVEQTGPACHTGTHTCFDTDERLLLADESEQDR, from the coding sequence ATGAGACTTGATCCCGCCCTCTCGGACCGGTTGAAGCGCAACGCCGACGGGCTGATCGCCGCCGTCGTCGTCGAACACTCCACATCGGACGTGCTGATGATGGCGTGGATGAACGACGAGGCGCTGGAGCGCACCCTCACGACGCGGCGCGGCACCTACTATTCGCGCAGCCGCGAGGAACTGTGGGTCAAGGGCGAGACCTCCGGCCACGTCCAGCACGTACGCGAGGTGCGGATCGACTGCGACGGCGACACCGTCCTCCTGCGTGTCGAGCAGACCGGCCCGGCCTGTCACACCGGCACGCACACCTGCTTCGACACCGACGAACGGCTGCTGCTGGCCGACGAGAGC
- a CDS encoding RNA 2'-phosphotransferase: MDEKHLIRASKRLSRHLRHAPGDIGIALGPGGWVEVDTLLAALRRHGLHLTRAELDEVVEGNDKRRFAFDDDGLRIRASQGHSVAVDLALPAATPPDVLYHGTVARFLDAIRDEGLKPMNRHAVHLSATVETARTVGGRRGVPVVLLVDTRGMAAAGYEFQVSANGVWLTAAVPPEFLRRLP, translated from the coding sequence ATGGACGAGAAACACCTCATCCGAGCCTCGAAACGGCTCTCACGACACCTTCGGCACGCTCCCGGCGACATCGGGATCGCCCTCGGCCCCGGCGGCTGGGTGGAAGTCGACACGCTCTTGGCCGCCCTGCGGCGCCACGGCTTGCACCTCACCCGCGCCGAGCTCGACGAAGTGGTCGAGGGCAACGACAAACGACGCTTCGCCTTCGATGACGACGGGCTGCGGATCCGCGCCAGCCAGGGCCACAGCGTCGCCGTCGACCTCGCGCTGCCCGCCGCCACCCCACCGGACGTGCTCTACCACGGCACCGTGGCCCGGTTCCTCGATGCGATCAGGGACGAGGGACTCAAGCCGATGAACCGGCACGCCGTGCACCTTTCCGCGACCGTCGAGACCGCGCGCACGGTCGGGGGAAGGCGCGGTGTCCCGGTCGTGCTCCTCGTCGACACGCGGGGCATGGCGGCGGCCGGGTACGAGTTCCAGGTGAGCGCGAACGGCGTCTGGCTCACCGCCGCCGTCCCGCCGGAGTTCCTGCGGCGTCTCCCCTAG
- a CDS encoding PPOX class F420-dependent oxidoreductase, whose translation MGSEFERIAAEKYVVLTTFRKNGAPVPTPVWAAGDGGELVLWSERKAGKVKRIRNSGRVEVQACDFRGNNTHGDVVAGEARLLDLDGTERVRKVIARKYGITGRVTMFFSRLRGPKDRTVGIAVKLADQ comes from the coding sequence ATGGGATCGGAGTTCGAGCGGATCGCCGCCGAGAAGTACGTCGTCCTGACCACCTTCCGCAAGAACGGCGCCCCGGTGCCGACCCCGGTCTGGGCGGCGGGTGACGGTGGCGAACTGGTGCTCTGGTCCGAGCGCAAGGCGGGCAAGGTCAAGCGCATCCGCAACAGCGGCCGGGTCGAGGTCCAGGCGTGCGACTTCCGCGGCAACAACACCCACGGCGACGTCGTCGCGGGCGAGGCACGGCTGCTGGACCTCGACGGAACCGAACGCGTGCGCAAGGTGATCGCGCGCAAGTACGGGATCACCGGCCGGGTGACGATGTTCTTCAGCAGGCTGCGGGGCCCGAAGGACCGGACCGTGGGAATCGCGGTCAAACTGGCGGACCAGTGA
- the priA gene encoding bifunctional 1-(5-phosphoribosyl)-5-((5-phosphoribosylamino)methylideneamino)imidazole-4-carboxamide isomerase/phosphoribosylanthranilate isomerase PriA, protein MTFTLLPAVDVADGQAVRLVQGEAGTETSYGSPLEAALAWQRDGAEWIHLVDLDAAFGKGSNRALLADVVAKLDVQVELSGGIRDDASLEAALATGARRVNLGTAALEDPEWTAKVVSSYGDRVAIGLDVRITEAGHRLSARGWTQDGGDLWEVLDRLDRDGAQRYVVTDVSKDGTLQGPNIDLLREVAARTDAPVVASGGVSSVDDLRALAALARDGVEGSIVGKALYAGAFTLPEALAAVAEF, encoded by the coding sequence GTGACTTTCACGCTCCTTCCCGCCGTTGATGTGGCCGATGGCCAGGCCGTGCGACTCGTCCAGGGCGAGGCCGGCACCGAAACCTCCTATGGCAGCCCGCTGGAGGCGGCGCTCGCCTGGCAGCGTGACGGTGCGGAGTGGATCCATCTGGTGGACCTCGACGCCGCCTTCGGCAAGGGCTCCAACCGGGCACTGCTCGCCGACGTCGTGGCGAAGCTGGACGTGCAGGTGGAGTTGTCCGGCGGCATCCGCGACGACGCCTCCTTGGAGGCCGCGCTGGCCACCGGCGCCCGCCGGGTCAACCTCGGCACCGCGGCGCTCGAGGACCCGGAATGGACCGCGAAGGTCGTGTCCTCCTACGGTGACCGCGTCGCCATCGGGCTGGACGTGCGGATCACCGAGGCCGGGCACCGGCTGTCCGCCCGCGGCTGGACCCAGGACGGCGGTGACCTCTGGGAGGTCCTCGACCGGCTCGACCGTGACGGCGCGCAGCGCTACGTCGTCACCGACGTGAGCAAGGACGGCACCCTTCAGGGCCCGAACATCGACCTGCTCCGCGAGGTCGCCGCCCGCACCGACGCGCCGGTCGTCGCCTCCGGCGGCGTGTCCAGTGTGGACGATCTCCGCGCGCTGGCCGCCCTGGCCCGCGACGGCGTCGAAGGCTCCATCGTCGGCAAGGCGCTCTACGCCGGCGCGTTCACCCTGCCCGAGGCGCTCGCCGCCGTCGCGGAGTTCTGA
- a CDS encoding TetR family transcriptional regulator, with protein MDVVQAEDTRTRLLRTALRLFTEHGVEGTSLQMIADALGVTKAAVYYHFKTKAEITESVAEPVLRELEGIVDDARAQRTRGAQIDHLLDGFVDLVVRHRALVALFSSDPGIARAVEKSVHRSESFKNRLLEILAGPEPDVLGMVTAQVLLAGVALAGGSPEVASLDDETLRETLLSVGRKLYNRPRRRS; from the coding sequence ATGGACGTCGTCCAGGCGGAGGACACCCGCACGCGGCTACTGCGCACGGCGCTGCGGTTGTTCACCGAACACGGCGTGGAAGGCACCTCGCTGCAGATGATCGCGGACGCCCTGGGGGTCACCAAGGCGGCCGTCTACTACCACTTCAAGACGAAGGCGGAGATCACCGAATCCGTCGCCGAACCCGTGCTGCGCGAGCTGGAGGGCATCGTCGACGACGCCCGCGCCCAGCGCACCCGAGGCGCGCAGATCGACCATCTGCTCGACGGTTTCGTCGATCTCGTGGTGCGGCACCGCGCGCTGGTCGCCCTGTTCTCCAGCGACCCCGGCATCGCGCGGGCGGTCGAAAAATCGGTCCACCGCTCGGAAAGCTTCAAGAACCGGCTGCTGGAGATCCTCGCCGGCCCGGAGCCGGACGTGCTGGGGATGGTCACCGCGCAGGTGCTCCTGGCCGGGGTCGCCCTCGCCGGTGGCTCGCCCGAGGTCGCCTCGCTCGACGACGAGACGCTGCGCGAAACGCTTCTCAGCGTCGGCCGCAAGCTCTACAACCGCCCGCGTCGCCGCTCGTGA
- the hisH gene encoding imidazole glycerol phosphate synthase subunit HisH, translated as MVILDYGSGNLRSAERAVQRAGANVEVTADPHAALEADGLVVPGVGAFSACMEGLRSVSGEKIIGKRLAGGRPVLGICVGMQILFERGVEHGVEAEGAGEWPGTVDRLEAEILPHMGWNTVRAPEDSRLFAGLDADTRFYFVHSYAARTWELDSGLAGQQPRVTWANHGQDFVAAVENGPLWATQFHPEKSGDAGAHLLRNWLHTLA; from the coding sequence GTGGTGATCCTGGACTACGGCTCCGGCAACCTCCGATCCGCCGAACGCGCCGTCCAGCGCGCGGGCGCGAACGTCGAGGTCACCGCGGATCCCCATGCCGCGCTCGAGGCCGACGGGCTGGTCGTTCCCGGAGTCGGCGCCTTCTCCGCCTGTATGGAGGGGCTTCGCTCGGTGTCGGGGGAGAAGATCATCGGCAAGCGCCTCGCCGGCGGCCGTCCGGTGCTGGGCATCTGCGTCGGCATGCAGATCCTGTTCGAACGCGGGGTCGAACACGGCGTGGAGGCCGAGGGCGCCGGCGAGTGGCCGGGCACGGTCGACAGACTGGAGGCCGAAATCCTGCCGCACATGGGCTGGAACACCGTCCGCGCCCCGGAGGACTCGCGACTGTTCGCCGGTCTCGACGCGGACACGCGCTTCTACTTCGTGCACTCCTACGCCGCGCGGACCTGGGAACTGGACTCCGGCCTCGCCGGGCAGCAACCCCGGGTGACCTGGGCGAACCACGGTCAGGACTTCGTCGCCGCCGTCGAGAACGGGCCGCTGTGGGCGACGCAGTTCCACCCGGAGAAGTCCGGGGACGCCGGGGCGCACCTGCTGCGCAACTGGCTGCACACCCTCGCTTAG